In Hoplias malabaricus isolate fHopMal1 chromosome 6, fHopMal1.hap1, whole genome shotgun sequence, a single window of DNA contains:
- the ntaq1 gene encoding protein N-terminal glutamine amidohydrolase isoform X1, protein MSEEAVCPEHTGIAPLREECVYTSCYCEENVWKLCEYIKHQQTCPMDEVYAVFISNERRTVPIWKQKSCKGAEPVIWDYHVVLLHFNKQGQGFVYDLDTILPFPCLFDTYSREAFQSDLFLKPQFRRKLRVIPAATFLKKFASDRSHMKHSNGAWRMPPPSYPCIETTESKMNLDDFISMDANIGCGKVYTLSDFVQHFTIKG, encoded by the exons ATGTCTGAAGAAGCCGTGTGTCCTGAACACACTGGCATCGCTCCGTTAAGAGAAGAGTGTGTATACACGAGCTGTTACTG TGAGGAGAATGTTTGGAAATTGTGTGAGTACATTAAGCATCAACAGACATGTCCAATGGACGAGGTATATGCAGTCTTCATATCAAATGAAAGAAGAACA GTCCCTATTTGGAAACAAAAGTCCTGTAAAGGGGCTGAACCTGTGATCTGG GATTACCATGTTGTATTGTTACACTTCAATAAACAAGGACAGGGCTTTGTCTATGATTTGGATACAATCCTCCCCTTCCCATGTCTTTTCGATACTTATTCTAGGGAAGCGTTTCAGTCTGATCTGTTCTTAAAACCACAATTTCGAAG GAAATTGCGAGTTATACCAGCTGCCACCTTCCTGAAGAAGTTTGCTTCTGATAGATCCCACATGAAACATTCTAATGGGGCATGGCGCATGCCTCCACCATCATATCCTTGCATAGAAACGACAG AGTCTAAGATGAATCTTGATGACTTCATCAGCATGGATGCTAACATTGGCTGTGGCAAAGTTTATACACTTTCTGACTTTGTgcaacactttacaataaaggGATAA
- the ntaq1 gene encoding protein N-terminal glutamine amidohydrolase isoform X2, with translation MSEEAVCPEHTGIAPLREECVYTSCYCEENVWKLCEYIKHQQTCPMDEVPIWKQKSCKGAEPVIWDYHVVLLHFNKQGQGFVYDLDTILPFPCLFDTYSREAFQSDLFLKPQFRRKLRVIPAATFLKKFASDRSHMKHSNGAWRMPPPSYPCIETTESKMNLDDFISMDANIGCGKVYTLSDFVQHFTIKG, from the exons ATGTCTGAAGAAGCCGTGTGTCCTGAACACACTGGCATCGCTCCGTTAAGAGAAGAGTGTGTATACACGAGCTGTTACTG TGAGGAGAATGTTTGGAAATTGTGTGAGTACATTAAGCATCAACAGACATGTCCAATGGACGAG GTCCCTATTTGGAAACAAAAGTCCTGTAAAGGGGCTGAACCTGTGATCTGG GATTACCATGTTGTATTGTTACACTTCAATAAACAAGGACAGGGCTTTGTCTATGATTTGGATACAATCCTCCCCTTCCCATGTCTTTTCGATACTTATTCTAGGGAAGCGTTTCAGTCTGATCTGTTCTTAAAACCACAATTTCGAAG GAAATTGCGAGTTATACCAGCTGCCACCTTCCTGAAGAAGTTTGCTTCTGATAGATCCCACATGAAACATTCTAATGGGGCATGGCGCATGCCTCCACCATCATATCCTTGCATAGAAACGACAG AGTCTAAGATGAATCTTGATGACTTCATCAGCATGGATGCTAACATTGGCTGTGGCAAAGTTTATACACTTTCTGACTTTGTgcaacactttacaataaaggGATAA